Within the Syntrophales bacterium genome, the region CGGCTGGCTTGTAATGGCCACAGCGATGACTGTACCTGAGCGTTCATTAAAAATGTCGTGGCTCAAAATGAGCACGGGGCGTAAGCCAGCCTGCTCATTCCCCCGCACGGGATTCAAATCCGCCCACCGAATTTCACCTCTCAATATTCTGGCCATTGGCTCATATCCTCAGCTAATCCTTCTTCCGCCATAGCTTTTTCAAATTTCGGATCGAGTTTTGCGCATTCCATAGATAGCCGGCTGCGCTTCATTCGGGCGAGTTTTTCGCGCACAGCATCACGGATTGCCTGGCTGCGATTTTGAAAATAATTTTCCTCGACCAGTCTATCCAATTCACTGATAAATTCGGCGTCCAATGTGATTGCTATTTTTGCTTTTCCCATAATCAACCTCCTTCTTTGGTATTCCATTATATCATACCAGCAAAAAAGGATTCAAATTTAATTTTGTGTTCTCTTGGCGTAACGGCGGAAATCAGGCGCGGGGCCAATGAGCGGGCCCGCAAGGCCACCGCGCCTCTTCCCGTCGCCTGAATTGACTGGTTAGCAGGAGGTTATCTTTATAGACATAATCTGCACCCTCCAACCTCTCGAGGTTCAGTGAGCAATTTTATGCCAGCAAGAATCTCCAGTATTCTTTTTTCTGACACCTGTCCTATTTTCTCCATTAAAGCAGATTTGTTGACTGTAAAAATTTGAGAAATGTTGACAACGCTTTGTTTCGAGAGATTTGCTTCACCTTTGTTCAACATGACATTGCCAGGAGCCTTTGCCCGGTTAAGGTTCGAAGTTAGAGAACAAACTACAGCAGTGTTTATTCTGCTATCA harbors:
- a CDS encoding ribbon-helix-helix domain-containing protein, with the translated sequence MGKAKIAITLDAEFISELDRLVEENYFQNRSQAIRDAVREKLARMKRSRLSMECAKLDPKFEKAMAEEGLAEDMSQWPEY
- a CDS encoding type II toxin-antitoxin system PemK/MazF family toxin; translation: MVIKQGEIYWVDLTEPKGSEPGYRHPHIVIQNNLFNDSRINTAVVCSLTSNLNRAKAPGNVMLNKGEANLSKQSVVNISQIFTVNKSALMEKIGQVSEKRILEILAGIKLLTEPREVGGCRLCL